A genomic region of Brevibacillus sp. JNUCC-41 contains the following coding sequences:
- a CDS encoding CoxG family protein: MATGTHAVVVPVDVQAVWDYVSDLEKWATAVPAYKEHEILNDKQSIWTFEGSVKGIKKTIQAQVDITEWNEPSNIKFELKGLSDNFTGSGHFTAEDVNGKTLMTCTVEVHAGGLSGAVLTPIIKWAVPKVASRLTESIARKIAVFS; the protein is encoded by the coding sequence ATGGCAACGGGAACGCATGCTGTAGTAGTTCCAGTAGATGTACAAGCAGTTTGGGATTATGTCAGTGATCTCGAAAAATGGGCAACGGCAGTACCAGCCTATAAAGAACATGAAATCTTAAATGACAAGCAATCTATTTGGACATTTGAAGGTAGTGTGAAAGGTATTAAAAAAACAATACAAGCGCAGGTAGATATTACCGAATGGAATGAACCTTCAAATATTAAGTTTGAGCTAAAAGGTTTATCAGATAATTTCACAGGAAGCGGTCACTTTACTGCAGAAGATGTTAATGGTAAAACACTAATGACTTGTACGGTGGAAGTCCATGCAGGCGGATTATCTGGTGCGGTGTTAACACCAATTATTAAATGGGCTGTTCCAAAAGTAGCATCTCGTTTAACAGAATCCATCGCACGTAAAATTGCAGTATTCTCATAG
- a CDS encoding response regulator transcription factor, protein MNVLLVDDEPLVLEQMEYMIQSIYPFWTFHKAADACQALTLNQNHKINLAFLDINLPGRSGLEFGEDLRALNKEVEIIMVTAHQSFDYAQQSIRIGVVDYLTKPVIESELHKVLAKYDKRESSQNYSTLIHHSLSFIHENYAEKLSLSDIAREVHTNPTYLSRKFHEEVGTSFSEYLMHYRIKAAKRALTNNTSWSISDVAENSGFNSQHYFSTLFRKIEGITPKEFREKGK, encoded by the coding sequence ATGAATGTATTATTAGTTGATGACGAACCATTGGTCCTTGAACAAATGGAATATATGATTCAGTCCATATACCCTTTTTGGACGTTTCATAAAGCTGCTGATGCCTGTCAGGCACTGACCCTCAACCAAAATCATAAAATCAACCTCGCTTTCCTGGATATTAATCTACCGGGGCGATCGGGTCTTGAATTTGGTGAAGACCTAAGGGCACTGAACAAAGAAGTCGAAATCATAATGGTGACCGCGCATCAAAGTTTCGATTATGCCCAGCAATCCATCAGGATAGGCGTGGTTGATTATTTAACGAAACCCGTCATAGAAAGTGAACTGCATAAAGTCCTGGCCAAGTATGACAAAAGGGAATCTTCTCAAAACTATTCAACCCTTATTCACCATTCACTTTCATTCATTCACGAAAATTATGCCGAAAAACTTTCACTTTCGGACATCGCTCGTGAAGTGCATACCAATCCGACTTATTTAAGCAGGAAATTCCATGAAGAAGTCGGCACTTCTTTTTCGGAATATTTAATGCACTATAGAATAAAGGCCGCTAAAAGGGCCTTAACCAATAACACCAGCTGGAGCATATCAGACGTCGCTGAAAACTCAGGTTTCAATAGCCAGCATTATTTCAGCACTTTATTCCGGAAGATAGAGGGAATCACGCCCAAGGAGTTCCGCGAGAAAGGAAAATGA
- a CDS encoding MarR family winged helix-turn-helix transcriptional regulator codes for MDKKALFEKMVTFTTSVHQVTHELTQNAKSDSITPVQYKILEYITVSQPVTPSEISDCQHISMPNTSRELKKLSERNLIEKISDSEDRRKQCIRLSKEGEMMMNEAFAIVESRFQSRLQHASKEDLADIDRALDILQTKLFY; via the coding sequence ATGGACAAAAAAGCCCTTTTTGAAAAAATGGTCACATTTACAACTTCCGTACATCAAGTGACACACGAATTGACCCAAAACGCCAAATCCGATTCCATCACGCCGGTACAATATAAAATTCTTGAATATATAACAGTCAGTCAGCCTGTCACACCAAGTGAAATCAGTGACTGTCAGCACATTTCCATGCCTAACACGAGCCGTGAACTAAAAAAATTAAGCGAAAGGAATTTAATTGAAAAAATAAGTGATTCGGAAGATAGACGGAAACAATGCATCCGCCTCTCCAAAGAGGGGGAAATGATGATGAACGAGGCTTTTGCTATCGTGGAATCCCGTTTCCAAAGCCGGCTGCAACATGCATCAAAGGAAGATTTAGCGGATATTGACCGTGCCCTGGACATTCTTCAAACAAAACTTTTTTACTAA
- a CDS encoding sensor histidine kinase: MLSYEGFTLIIMLFILAPIMGAIALLFLFIFEKRIDLLENKNKEIRLEQALQEAQYNKLNQQIQPHFLFNTLNVILGLARLNRTAELIRALEAFSQFLKFKYKASEPLIPLSQEIQYTQHYLDIQTLRFGDRLKIDMECPEPLSIALVPPFILQTLVENSFKHGLEKKVGEALLHIRFHLDSQMVYLEVADNGLMGNESSVTDEGGHGLDNIQKRLYLYFNDRAQLNIASNESGTKVEVSWPLVFEKKLEEAEPE; this comes from the coding sequence ATGCTAAGTTACGAAGGATTCACATTAATTATCATGCTCTTCATTTTAGCTCCCATCATGGGGGCTATCGCTCTTTTATTTCTATTCATATTCGAGAAAAGGATCGACCTTCTTGAAAATAAAAACAAAGAGATCCGCCTGGAGCAAGCACTGCAAGAAGCACAGTATAATAAATTGAACCAGCAAATCCAGCCACACTTTTTGTTCAATACACTGAATGTCATACTGGGCTTGGCCCGCCTGAACAGGACGGCTGAATTGATACGGGCCTTAGAAGCATTTTCGCAATTCCTGAAATTCAAATATAAAGCATCAGAACCATTGATCCCCCTTTCCCAGGAAATCCAGTATACCCAGCATTATCTCGACATCCAGACCCTTCGCTTCGGTGATCGGCTCAAGATTGACATGGAGTGCCCAGAACCATTATCAATCGCACTGGTCCCCCCCTTCATCCTCCAGACATTGGTGGAGAATTCGTTTAAACACGGTTTGGAAAAAAAAGTGGGGGAAGCCCTGCTGCATATCCGGTTCCATCTGGATTCGCAGATGGTATATCTGGAAGTGGCGGATAATGGATTAATGGGAAATGAATCTTCCGTTACGGACGAAGGCGGCCATGGCCTGGATAATATCCAAAAACGTCTATATTTGTATTTTAATGACCGTGCACAATTGAATATAGCTTCTAATGAATCGGGAACTAAAGTAGAGGTATCATGGCCACTTGTTTTTGAAAAGAAATTGGAGGAGGCCGAGCCGGAATGA
- a CDS encoding NAD(P)H-dependent oxidoreductase, whose protein sequence is MNVLVIYTYPNQKSLSHAFLEKVIKGSKENPNIKGLQVLDLYEEGFNPLLEFNEHKRRRDMHRDPQLEKYRNQITWADKIVFVYPIWWGRPPAMLMGYIDQLFSANFAYRDKKGLFPEGLLKGKSVVCVSTMKGPAKYPLLLLNDAHKILMKRALFNFVGIKKVKFFEFGNMESPKGKQTQKLEKVYRYFRKVAS, encoded by the coding sequence ATGAACGTGCTGGTCATCTACACATATCCAAATCAAAAAAGCTTAAGCCATGCTTTTTTAGAAAAAGTCATAAAAGGAAGTAAGGAGAACCCGAACATAAAGGGGCTGCAGGTATTGGATTTATATGAAGAGGGCTTCAATCCGCTCTTGGAGTTCAATGAGCATAAACGAAGGCGTGATATGCATCGTGATCCTCAGCTTGAAAAATATAGAAATCAAATTACCTGGGCCGACAAGATTGTCTTTGTCTATCCAATCTGGTGGGGAAGGCCTCCGGCAATGCTGATGGGATACATTGATCAATTATTTTCTGCGAATTTTGCCTACAGGGATAAAAAGGGATTGTTCCCGGAGGGTCTCCTAAAGGGAAAGTCGGTCGTATGTGTGTCCACGATGAAGGGACCGGCAAAGTATCCGCTTCTCTTGTTGAATGATGCGCATAAAATCTTGATGAAAAGAGCGTTATTCAATTTTGTCGGAATCAAAAAAGTGAAGTTTTTCGAATTCGGAAATATGGAAAGCCCAAAGGGGAAACAGACGCAAAAGCTAGAAAAGGTTTATCGGTATTTCAGAAAGGTGGCAAGCTAA
- a CDS encoding ABC transporter ATP-binding protein → MMGVPAAEKKVLLKVDQLKQYFPIKGGFFGRTINHVKAVDDITFDIHQGETLSIVGESGCGKSTTGRAILRLDEPTSGSIHFQDKDLLSLGKKEMRRTRKDLQVIFQDPFASLNPRQTIGQILREALAIQNVVPKENRKSRIEELLGHVGLRPESMERYPHEFSGGQRQRVGIARALAVDPKLIICDEAVSALDVSIQAQVLNLLKSLQRQFDLTFLFISHDLGVVRHISDRVMVMYLGKIVEIADKKSIFEQPQHPYTRALLSAIPVPNPVHERERILLTGDVPSPIDPPSGCRFHTRCPFVQDICKTQLPELKRSAQNHQVACHIVS, encoded by the coding sequence ATGATGGGTGTACCAGCTGCAGAGAAAAAGGTTCTGCTTAAAGTGGATCAATTGAAACAATACTTTCCGATCAAGGGCGGTTTTTTCGGAAGGACCATCAATCATGTAAAAGCCGTTGATGACATTACCTTCGATATCCATCAGGGCGAGACCTTAAGCATAGTCGGCGAATCCGGCTGCGGAAAATCGACTACCGGAAGGGCCATCCTTCGATTGGATGAACCAACAAGCGGGAGCATTCACTTTCAGGATAAGGATTTACTGAGTTTAGGAAAAAAGGAAATGAGGCGTACCAGGAAGGATCTTCAAGTCATTTTTCAAGATCCATTCGCCTCCCTTAATCCTAGACAGACGATCGGCCAAATTCTCAGAGAAGCTTTGGCCATCCAAAATGTAGTACCTAAAGAAAACCGGAAGAGCCGGATTGAAGAATTGTTGGGACATGTCGGGCTGAGACCGGAATCCATGGAAAGATACCCGCATGAATTCAGCGGCGGCCAGAGACAGCGGGTCGGCATTGCAAGGGCTCTTGCAGTGGACCCAAAATTGATCATATGTGACGAAGCTGTATCTGCACTGGATGTCTCCATTCAAGCGCAAGTGCTGAATTTATTGAAATCCTTACAGCGCCAGTTCGACCTTACCTTCCTTTTCATCTCACATGATTTAGGCGTGGTCAGGCATATCTCGGATCGGGTAATGGTCATGTATCTTGGAAAGATAGTCGAAATAGCCGATAAAAAGTCCATTTTCGAACAGCCGCAGCATCCATATACAAGGGCATTGCTATCGGCCATCCCAGTACCCAATCCTGTGCATGAAAGAGAACGGATCCTCTTGACGGGTGACGTACCCTCACCCATCGACCCTCCAAGCGGCTGCCGCTTCCATACACGGTGCCCTTTTGTACAGGATATCTGCAAAACACAGCTGCCTGAACTAAAAAGATCGGCACAAAATCATCAAGTGGCTTGTCACATTGTGTCATAA
- a CDS encoding ABC transporter ATP-binding protein — MKQVDDKILEVKNLQTHFFTDEGTSKAVNGISFSLNKGETLGIVGESGSGKSITSLSLLRLIPSPPGKIAGGSILFKGEDLLAKSEKQMRSIRGNEISMIFQEPMTSLNPVYPAGEQIAEAIRLHQKLGKKEAWNKAVDMLRLVGIPSPEKRAKQEPHELSGGMRQRVMIAMALACHPEVLIADEPTTALDVTIQAQILELIKTLQKDFGTAVILITHDLGVVYETCDRVAVMYAGKIVEYTLAKEIFTNPKHPYTIGLLNSLPRLDMDQEELATIPGTVPSPYNMPKGCSFAPRCAHARGICEQAVPDLQAIGPSTEVSCWMYTPQWEKEYDAQEKVGM, encoded by the coding sequence ATGAAACAGGTTGATGATAAAATACTGGAGGTAAAAAATCTGCAAACCCACTTTTTCACTGACGAAGGAACGAGTAAAGCAGTAAATGGAATCAGTTTCTCCCTTAATAAAGGGGAAACGCTTGGAATCGTCGGGGAGTCGGGAAGTGGGAAAAGCATAACATCGCTATCATTATTAAGGCTCATTCCATCTCCGCCCGGCAAGATTGCCGGTGGCAGCATCCTTTTTAAAGGGGAGGATTTGCTTGCGAAGTCTGAAAAACAGATGCGGTCCATACGAGGCAATGAAATTTCGATGATATTTCAGGAGCCGATGACATCATTGAATCCCGTATATCCAGCGGGCGAGCAAATTGCGGAAGCGATCCGGCTCCATCAAAAGCTGGGAAAAAAGGAAGCATGGAATAAAGCGGTCGACATGCTTCGGCTCGTCGGCATCCCCTCACCCGAAAAAAGGGCAAAACAGGAGCCGCATGAGCTAAGCGGCGGAATGAGGCAAAGGGTCATGATTGCCATGGCACTTGCCTGCCACCCTGAGGTTCTAATAGCGGATGAACCTACAACAGCACTGGATGTGACGATCCAAGCCCAAATCCTTGAACTGATCAAGACGCTGCAAAAGGATTTCGGGACGGCTGTCATTTTGATCACCCATGATTTGGGTGTCGTATACGAAACCTGTGACCGGGTTGCCGTCATGTACGCAGGAAAAATCGTCGAATACACTTTGGCCAAGGAAATTTTCACAAACCCAAAACATCCATACACGATTGGCTTATTGAACTCCCTTCCGCGTCTGGACATGGACCAGGAAGAACTGGCTACAATCCCCGGGACCGTTCCAAGTCCTTACAACATGCCCAAGGGCTGCAGCTTCGCTCCCCGCTGTGCACATGCGAGGGGCATTTGTGAACAGGCCGTTCCGGATCTCCAGGCTATCGGCCCCAGCACCGAGGTCAGCTGCTGGATGTACACCCCACAATGGGAGAAGGAATATGACGCTCAAGAGAAGGTGGGAATGTAA
- a CDS encoding protein adenylyltransferase SelO produces the protein MTNETGWNLDNSYARLPEKFFTSTNPTPVRSPELVILNESLAGTLGLDVKKLQGEDGVAVFAGNEVPEGASPLAQAYAGHQFGHFNMLGDGRAILLGEQVLPEGERVDIQLKGPGRTPYSRGGDGRAALGPMLREYIISEAMHGLGIPTTRSLAVVTTGETVIRETGLPGAIMTRVASSHLRVGTFQFAAKWGTLEELRTLADYAIKRHFPDIEADESRYLSLLQEVVKRQAELIAQWQLVGFIHGVMNTDNMTISGETIDYGPCAFMDAYDPATVFSSIDRQGRYAYGNQPVIGGWNLARFAESLLPLLHDDQDQAVTLAQDKISVFNDLYHANWIAGMRAKLGIFNEETQDEALINGILSMMKKHGADYTNTFRALTFDKVEDTVLFGTPEFAQWQELWQARLGRQKESKEASNQLMQNSNPAVIPRNHRVEEALEAAVEQGDYSVMERLLAVLANPYAHCEEQAEYAALPESTKPYRTFCGT, from the coding sequence ATGACTAATGAAACAGGATGGAATTTAGACAATAGCTATGCGCGTCTTCCGGAAAAGTTTTTCACGAGCACGAACCCGACTCCTGTACGTTCACCGGAGTTGGTCATTCTCAATGAGAGTTTGGCTGGAACTCTTGGTTTGGACGTGAAAAAGCTACAAGGCGAAGATGGGGTGGCGGTGTTTGCCGGAAACGAGGTTCCTGAAGGTGCTTCGCCTCTTGCACAAGCATATGCTGGGCATCAATTCGGTCATTTTAACATGTTGGGGGACGGCCGGGCGATATTGCTTGGCGAGCAGGTCTTGCCAGAAGGAGAGAGGGTCGATATCCAGCTGAAGGGTCCAGGAAGAACGCCATACTCCCGCGGGGGCGATGGCCGGGCTGCACTTGGACCGATGCTGCGCGAATACATAATCAGCGAGGCGATGCATGGGCTTGGCATTCCTACCACCAGAAGTCTGGCAGTTGTGACGACAGGTGAAACGGTAATCCGTGAAACCGGGCTGCCTGGTGCCATCATGACCCGAGTGGCTTCGAGTCATCTTCGTGTTGGAACCTTTCAATTCGCTGCAAAATGGGGTACGCTCGAGGAACTCCGGACACTTGCCGACTATGCGATTAAGCGTCATTTTCCAGATATCGAAGCCGATGAAAGCCGTTATCTCTCGCTGCTGCAGGAAGTGGTCAAGCGTCAGGCTGAGCTCATCGCCCAATGGCAGCTGGTTGGCTTCATTCATGGGGTGATGAACACCGACAACATGACGATCAGCGGGGAAACCATCGATTATGGCCCATGCGCCTTCATGGATGCCTATGACCCTGCAACGGTATTCAGTTCAATTGATAGGCAAGGCCGCTATGCCTATGGCAATCAGCCGGTTATTGGGGGATGGAATCTTGCGCGATTCGCTGAGTCCCTATTGCCGCTGCTGCATGATGATCAAGATCAGGCCGTTACACTTGCCCAAGATAAGATTTCTGTTTTTAATGATCTGTATCACGCTAATTGGATAGCGGGAATGAGGGCGAAGTTGGGAATATTCAACGAAGAGACTCAGGATGAAGCCCTTATTAATGGCATCCTCAGTATGATGAAGAAGCATGGTGCCGACTATACCAATACATTCCGTGCTTTGACCTTTGATAAAGTGGAGGATACGGTCCTATTCGGGACACCGGAATTCGCTCAGTGGCAAGAGCTTTGGCAGGCGAGACTGGGCAGGCAGAAGGAATCGAAAGAAGCTTCGAATCAGTTGATGCAGAACAGCAATCCTGCAGTGATTCCACGGAATCACCGGGTGGAAGAGGCGTTGGAAGCGGCAGTGGAACAAGGGGACTACAGCGTGATGGAACGGCTTTTGGCTGTTCTTGCAAATCCTTATGCACACTGCGAGGAACAAGCTGAATACGCCGCACTGCCTGAGTCAACAAAACCATACCGGACCTTTTGCGGTACCTGA
- a CDS encoding transporter, with product MRSRTFQEYVQGPIQIGMGLGIISLLARWVTGTTILSSPESMVKYGVFGGIGYALMGAIALSMFSFIGKRVRQDFPVGLTIGDYLKARLHPLGYWILIVILVITSLHILFIQGMAASTLCQFLFDTPLYVGLFFFFGFCVLYAGFGGLKLIHGFAAFQVIFMFAAVILIPLYFFVKEGIQPVYDGIRLYHPYMLVINKYDLWSFLLAGLLVGFGQFFFDLTSWQRLFMMEMKKVPLTFSLSGLIWIIFPLSFSSLFIMVIFTGGFTDIHSILDGLANKITTPFFFILFVLCAFSAITSTFGACLHSLVSLIVANILEPLKTIKSDQQKIRMACLLSICIGGSVFVATLFYSPNLLELLFYSGNIYSALLAPILVIVFSKGKVADYIPISAVLAILASYIIRPYVSEFQSIWFSGLASLTLLVICLILTLIKNKWRVVKTKP from the coding sequence TTGCGATCACGTACATTTCAAGAATACGTACAAGGCCCCATCCAAATCGGGATGGGTTTAGGGATCATCTCCCTCCTGGCACGCTGGGTGACAGGAACCACGATACTATCCTCCCCAGAATCGATGGTGAAGTATGGAGTCTTCGGAGGGATCGGATATGCACTGATGGGAGCGATCGCCCTGTCCATGTTCAGCTTCATCGGGAAGAGGGTTCGGCAGGATTTCCCCGTGGGGCTGACCATCGGGGACTATTTAAAAGCCCGGCTTCACCCCCTCGGATATTGGATATTGATCGTGATTCTGGTCATAACCAGTTTACACATCTTATTCATTCAGGGAATGGCCGCGTCCACCCTATGTCAGTTTCTTTTCGACACCCCGCTCTATGTCGGATTGTTCTTTTTTTTCGGTTTTTGTGTCCTTTATGCTGGATTCGGCGGGTTAAAGCTCATTCATGGATTCGCCGCTTTTCAAGTCATCTTCATGTTTGCCGCGGTAATCTTGATTCCTTTATACTTTTTCGTCAAGGAAGGGATTCAGCCTGTTTATGATGGGATTCGTTTATACCATCCATACATGCTCGTAATCAATAAGTATGATCTATGGAGTTTTCTTTTAGCAGGACTTCTTGTCGGGTTCGGCCAGTTTTTCTTTGATCTGACATCATGGCAGCGATTATTCATGATGGAAATGAAAAAGGTTCCCTTAACATTCTCTTTATCCGGCCTTATCTGGATCATATTCCCGCTCTCCTTTTCATCCCTGTTCATCATGGTCATCTTTACGGGCGGCTTCACTGATATACACTCGATCCTGGATGGATTGGCAAACAAAATAACGACACCATTCTTTTTCATCCTTTTTGTGCTCTGCGCTTTCAGTGCAATCACCTCAACATTCGGTGCCTGCCTGCATTCATTGGTAAGCCTGATCGTAGCCAATATTCTTGAGCCATTGAAAACAATAAAAAGCGACCAGCAAAAAATTAGGATGGCCTGCCTGCTTTCAATCTGTATTGGAGGATCGGTTTTCGTTGCTACACTCTTTTATTCCCCAAACCTATTAGAGCTCTTATTTTATTCAGGCAATATATATTCGGCATTGCTGGCCCCAATCCTGGTCATCGTATTCAGTAAAGGGAAAGTCGCTGATTACATACCGATAAGTGCGGTCCTGGCCATTTTGGCTTCATACATCATCCGGCCTTATGTAAGTGAATTCCAAAGCATATGGTTCAGCGGATTGGCTTCATTGACGCTCCTGGTGATTTGTCTGATCCTTACCCTCATCAAGAACAAATGGAGGGTCGTGAAAACAAAACCATAA
- a CDS encoding FHA domain-containing protein, which produces MIYKTFKVVLRALHKGQTEEFAYVFEGKSLLIGRASQHSKADFKLYNDFVSREHCRIYMEEGQLFIEDLASKHGTSVNQMPLVPGNPCRIEPGDSITLINGLIEFMISIDNDLTRDFTPVNPEFQQTVTINEHLQTVIINEEAPIKMPTKEFNCFKLLYENLDNLISKEEIVQQVWPERVGDPEQIVTAEEIASLLYRVRKRINVHFAIKAVIQKGYYMESIHSFNLSDL; this is translated from the coding sequence ATGATCTATAAAACTTTCAAGGTTGTATTAAGAGCCTTGCACAAAGGCCAAACAGAGGAATTCGCTTATGTTTTTGAAGGGAAAAGCTTGCTGATCGGCCGTGCAAGCCAGCACTCCAAAGCTGATTTCAAGCTTTACAATGACTTCGTTTCCAGGGAACATTGCCGGATTTATATGGAGGAGGGACAGCTCTTCATTGAGGATTTGGCAAGCAAACACGGTACCTCGGTGAACCAGATGCCGCTCGTACCGGGCAATCCCTGTCGCATTGAGCCGGGAGATTCGATTACTTTGATAAATGGACTGATTGAATTCATGATTTCCATCGACAACGATTTAACAAGGGATTTCACTCCGGTGAACCCCGAGTTCCAGCAAACCGTCACTATCAATGAGCACCTTCAGACCGTGATCATCAATGAAGAAGCACCCATTAAAATGCCGACAAAGGAATTCAATTGCTTTAAGCTGCTTTATGAAAATTTGGACAACCTAATTTCAAAGGAAGAGATTGTCCAGCAAGTATGGCCAGAGAGAGTCGGTGATCCCGAGCAAATTGTGACGGCAGAAGAAATCGCTTCACTGCTGTACCGGGTGCGGAAACGGATAAATGTGCACTTCGCAATAAAAGCCGTCATTCAAAAAGGATATTATATGGAATCCATCCATTCATTCAATTTATCGGACTTATAA